A window from Mogibacterium neglectum encodes these proteins:
- a CDS encoding DnaD domain protein produces the protein MNNTEFVTEQNKDVYLFSTEVENLMINEFFTSANGDYVKVYLLGLMSARHGIVEDRNKTANVLGITPDEIDAAWDYWESVGVIRRDYMPDDDSYRVVFLSQISRFYGNKKSRGSGNESEEQDSRLVNLDLKHLYDTYESVSGRSIPSSDARKIADTIGTFGVSPEVYAYAIKYSSDNGHSDIRYINKVAINWHKEGCNTEADVKALLDKDAKRRYLYGRIFKEIGFNRQWTSGDCEMMDRWFDNFGYNIEEVLEAVKLTAGKREPSLRYVDAVLENKYRKVGGIEPNYQTHNQNNDQGARYAGGKTMKTEKSGNANSDGSVNVSKRVLEEYYKYLREKAIHDQKEKQQKLETEMPIMQKFASIEADIKEKLLTGLGSIGKEKRTELLQRQRELIEQKKEFLAVNGYPEDYLEVKYKCPICKDHGITDDGMRCSCVKERADEAYRWNKDRQIK, from the coding sequence ATGAACAACACTGAGTTTGTTACGGAACAGAATAAAGATGTCTACCTGTTTAGCACGGAAGTCGAGAACCTCATGATAAATGAGTTCTTTACCAGTGCGAACGGTGACTATGTAAAGGTGTATTTGCTCGGTTTGATGAGTGCAAGACACGGAATTGTAGAGGACAGAAATAAGACTGCAAATGTTCTTGGTATCACTCCAGATGAAATCGACGCTGCGTGGGACTACTGGGAGAGTGTGGGGGTAATCAGACGAGACTATATGCCTGATGACGATTCATATAGAGTAGTTTTTCTGAGCCAGATTTCAAGATTTTACGGAAACAAAAAGAGTAGGGGTTCTGGCAATGAGTCAGAAGAACAGGATTCACGCCTTGTAAATCTCGACCTAAAGCATCTGTATGATACCTACGAGAGTGTGAGTGGGAGGAGCATTCCTTCTAGTGATGCACGCAAGATTGCCGATACGATTGGCACATTCGGAGTTTCACCAGAGGTATATGCTTATGCGATAAAATACAGCAGTGATAACGGTCATAGCGATATTCGCTATATCAATAAAGTCGCTATTAATTGGCATAAGGAAGGCTGTAATACGGAAGCTGATGTAAAGGCGCTTCTGGATAAGGATGCGAAACGAAGATACCTATACGGCAGAATATTCAAGGAAATTGGGTTTAATCGCCAATGGACCTCTGGCGACTGTGAGATGATGGATCGCTGGTTTGATAATTTCGGATACAACATCGAAGAAGTTCTTGAAGCTGTGAAGCTCACTGCAGGAAAGCGTGAGCCATCACTTAGATATGTCGATGCTGTTTTAGAAAATAAATATCGCAAGGTTGGAGGAATCGAGCCTAACTACCAAACGCATAACCAGAACAACGACCAAGGTGCTAGATATGCTGGCGGCAAAACGATGAAAACAGAAAAGTCTGGAAATGCAAATTCAGATGGTAGCGTAAATGTCAGTAAACGAGTCCTAGAGGAATACTATAAATACCTCAGAGAGAAGGCTATACACGATCAGAAGGAAAAACAACAGAAGCTCGAAACTGAAATGCCGATAATGCAGAAGTTTGCAAGCATCGAGGCGGATATAAAAGAAAAGCTCCTCACTGGACTTGGCAGTATAGGTAAGGAAAAACGAACCGAACTGCTGCAGAGGCAGAGGGAACTCATTGAGCAAAAGAAAGAGTTCCTTGCAGTGAATGGGTATCCAGAGGATTATTTGGAAGTTAAATACAAGTGTCCAATATGTAAGGATCACGGAATTACGGATGATGGAATGCGCTGCTCTTGCGTAAAAGAGAGAGCAGATGAGGCTTATAGATGGAACAAAGACAGGCAAATAAAGTAG
- the dnaB gene encoding replicative DNA helicase — protein MPNEINSQLSEALEPPKDIEAEKAVLGSMMLSDDAVQDVVDILKPEDFYLKEHQEIYKMFMSMFRRSITIDLMTTRAELNKVHQLELVGGMTYLSRLSGDAINPSNAKFYALTVVDKSKMRKLIKSADTMRKNAYDGSMDSELILDEAEKEIFSIAQASQRKNYSPIQEVLQTNILQINELVRNKGRLPGITTGFRDIDKMLGGLKKTDLVVLAARPGMGKTAFALNVAENAAMAGHSVLVFSMEMSKEQLGQRMLAMSARVDMEHIKNGTIEDDEWFSIDMAQEKFESVNLNIDDTAQISILEMKNKCRRLKEKNGLDLVIIDYLQLMSLGYGGDNRTNEISAITRSIKILAKELDVCVILLSQLSRASEQRKDHRPMLSDLRESGSIEQDADIVVFLKRDDYYQNEDEEADTSSGNTCEVIISKHRSGPTGTVNLAWIARYTKFGNLEYTV, from the coding sequence ATGCCAAATGAAATAAATAGTCAGCTTTCGGAGGCTCTAGAGCCTCCGAAAGACATAGAAGCGGAGAAGGCAGTTTTGGGCTCGATGATGCTCAGCGACGACGCCGTGCAGGATGTCGTTGATATACTTAAGCCAGAAGATTTTTATCTCAAGGAACATCAAGAGATATATAAGATGTTCATGAGCATGTTCAGAAGAAGTATAACTATTGACCTAATGACGACGAGAGCGGAGCTTAACAAGGTGCACCAGCTTGAGTTAGTTGGTGGTATGACATATCTTAGCAGGCTGTCAGGAGATGCAATCAATCCTTCAAATGCAAAGTTCTATGCACTCACGGTTGTGGATAAGTCGAAGATGCGAAAGCTCATCAAGTCGGCTGATACCATGCGCAAGAATGCGTATGATGGGAGCATGGATAGTGAGCTGATTCTAGATGAAGCGGAGAAAGAGATTTTTTCAATCGCACAGGCTTCGCAACGCAAGAATTATTCACCGATTCAAGAAGTCCTACAGACTAATATTCTCCAGATAAATGAGCTGGTGAGAAACAAAGGACGGCTTCCAGGTATTACAACTGGATTTAGAGATATTGATAAAATGCTGGGCGGTCTCAAGAAGACCGACCTTGTTGTGCTTGCGGCTAGACCTGGTATGGGAAAAACCGCATTTGCTCTTAACGTAGCGGAAAATGCAGCGATGGCAGGACATTCAGTGCTTGTGTTTAGTATGGAGATGTCTAAAGAGCAGCTCGGACAGAGAATGCTCGCCATGTCAGCAAGAGTCGATATGGAACATATCAAGAATGGAACAATCGAAGACGATGAATGGTTCAGCATCGATATGGCTCAGGAGAAGTTCGAGAGTGTAAATCTAAACATTGACGATACAGCGCAGATTTCGATTCTCGAGATGAAAAACAAGTGCAGAAGGCTCAAGGAGAAGAATGGGCTAGACCTTGTGATTATCGATTACCTACAGCTTATGTCTCTAGGCTACGGTGGAGATAACAGAACTAATGAAATCAGTGCTATTACCAGAAGCATCAAAATTCTTGCAAAGGAGCTTGACGTCTGTGTAATCCTGTTATCACAGCTTTCTCGTGCCTCCGAGCAGCGTAAGGATCATCGTCCGATGCTGTCTGACCTCAGAGAGTCTGGCTCAATCGAGCAGGACGCAGATATCGTAGTGTTCCTAAAGAGGGATGATTATTATCAAAATGAGGATGAAGAGGCTGACACTTCATCTGGCAACACATGTGAAGTAATAATATCCAAGCACAGAAGCGGTCCGACGGGAACCGTTAACCTGGCTTGGATTGCAAGATACACGAAGTTCGGAAACCTCGAGTACACAGTATAG
- the rplI gene encoding 50S ribosomal protein L9, translating into MQIILKKDVKGTGKAGDVVKVSDGYARNRLIPGGFAIEATPSNLAKVKRDKANREEQIALDKAEANQVKKVLEGEAIKLKTKVGEGGKLFGSVTSMDIANAIKEQTKLDVDKKKIVLIKPIKEIGEHEVDIKLYTEITARIKVTVTEE; encoded by the coding sequence ATGCAGATTATTTTAAAGAAAGACGTTAAAGGAACGGGTAAAGCCGGGGACGTTGTTAAGGTAAGTGACGGTTACGCAAGAAATCGCTTAATTCCAGGTGGATTTGCAATTGAGGCTACTCCTTCAAATCTCGCAAAGGTTAAGAGAGACAAAGCTAACCGCGAAGAGCAGATTGCACTAGATAAGGCTGAGGCTAATCAGGTTAAAAAGGTGCTCGAAGGAGAGGCCATAAAGCTTAAGACTAAGGTTGGTGAAGGCGGAAAGCTATTCGGATCAGTTACTTCGATGGATATTGCTAACGCAATCAAGGAGCAGACAAAGCTCGATGTCGATAAGAAGAAAATCGTACTGATTAAACCAATTAAGGAAATTGGAGAACACGAGGTAGATATCAAGCTGTACACCGAGATTACAGCTCGTATCAAGGTAACTGTTACTGAGGAATAA